Part of the Labilibaculum antarcticum genome, GTGTATCCCATTTGATTTAGTACAATAAATGAGATGAACATAGACATTGGAATTGCCAAACCAGAGAAGAGGGCATTGCGTAATCCCATAAATAAATAAAGAATGAGTATTACCAATAGCATACCCATAATAATGGAATTCTCAAGATCGCTCACCTGACCGCGAACATCTTCTGATGTATCATCGGTAACAATTACGATCAGGCCACTTGGCAAATTGCCTAACTCTTTCTCTTTTGCGATAATTTTGTAAATCTCATCGGTTGCCGCCAATAGGTTTTCACCTGATTTTTTCGAAATGGAAAGGGAAACAACAGGATTGTTATTCAATCTCGAAATGGATGAAAGTTCTTCATATCCATCCTCAACTTCGGCAACGTCTTTCAGATAAACCACTCTACCGTTTGTAACCTTTACAATGGTATTTTCGATTTGTTCCATATTCGTGTAATCGGCACTTGTTCTGATACTACGTCTTGTGTTATCAGTTATTAAAGTACCGGCACTTACAGTTACATTTTCATCCTCAATTGCAATTTCAATATCATGAAACGAAACACCATTTGCTTCCATCTTGTGCAAATCGGCATTGATTCTTATTTCTCTTTCATCAATACCTTTGATATCAGCCTCAGATACTTCGGGTAAGGCTTCAAATTTATCCTGAAGATCTTCGGCAAATCCTTTTAAGTCGTCCAAACCAAAATCACCGGATAAATTGATATTTAAAATTGGAAAATCAGCTATATCAATGTCTTCAACTATTGGATCCACATCCAAATCGTCAGGCAATTCGCTTAAGGATTTATCTACCTTGTCTTTGGTGTCCTGCAGGGCTTGTTTTACGTTTACATCGGTGTTAAATTCCACTACAATTACACTCATATCCTCGTAGGAGGCTGAAGACATTTTCTTAACTCCTTTCAGAGATTTTAATTCTTTTTCGATTGGTCTTGTCACCAAATTCTCGATATCAACTGGCGAATTCCCAGGGTAGGGAGTTGTTATCATGATATTTGGTATCACAACTTCGGGGAAGTATTCTCTTGGCATACTTTGGTACGAAAACCAGCCAAACATGCATAGAATCGCAGTAAGAATATAAATGGAATTCTTATTCTTTAATGCTCCAAATGTGGGTTTAAACTGCCTTTTATTGTGGTTGGCAGAGCTTGTATCTTTAATTTTATCCATTTCTTTCAAAATTATTTGGTGCTAATCAACGATCCGTTCACAACTTGAGAATATCCTTCTGTAATGATCTGATCACCAAGTGAAAGTCCAGATTCGATCATTGATATATTGTTGTAAGTTTTAGATACATTCACATAGGTTTTTCTCGCCACAAGATGTTTACCTTCTTGTTTAGCTACATATAAGTAGTTTCCTTCAAAGTCTTTTTTAATAATGATTGAAGGAACAACCCTGGCTTCTTTAACTTCATAATCTTTAATTTTCACTACTGAAATTAAATTAGGTTTGATCATGTGTTTTGGGTTGTTCAGATTAATCCTAATTTTAAAACTTCGGTTTCCCGGATCAATTACATTTGATGTTTGGTTAATCACAGCCTTGGTCTGATAATTAATAGCTGGGAAATCCAATTCAACAACTTCACCTGTTTTTATATAATTTAAAAAGCTCTCTGAAACATAGCCTTCTACATAAACCTTATCGATATTTACCAACTGAGCAAATGCGATGGAAGGACTTGCTAACTCTCCTCTTTTCTGATGGATTTCATCAACAATACCGCTAAAAGGAGCAGTAATAATCGCCATATCCTTTTGAGCTTCTAAGCCTTCTAAGTTACGCTCCAGTCCTTCTTTATTGGCTTTTGCCTGCAGGTACTCTATTTCAGAACCAATTTTTTGATTCCATAAACGTTCTTGTCTTTCGAAGATCGTTGTGACTAAAGCAAGATTCGTTTTTACTTCATCAATACTTCTTTGTATCTGAGAAGTATTCAGTTTTCCTAAAATGTCTCCTTTGTTCACATGTCGACCTTCGATAACATCAATAGAAATAATATTTCCAGCTGTTTCCGGGGTAATTGTTATGTTTTTGTCAGCTTGAACATTACCGGTTACTTGTATAAAATGTTCGAATTTAGAAGTTGATAATTTCTCAATGGATACATTTATTGTTTCTTCCTCTTTATTGGTACTGCGAATTTCTGTTTCTAGATCAGAAATTTTTGTTTTTAATACAGCAAGTTCCGATTTATAGAGTTTTAATTGCTCCGGTTTGTCCATATCTTTTTCTGCATCTTTAGCAGAACAGGCAATAAGTAATGGAATAATGCAGGCGATTAGTAACTTTTTCATTGTATAATGGTTTTTGTAGGATGTTAGTACTATAATTTACCCAAAGCTTTTTCGAACGCAATTTTCGAATTTAAAAGTGTGAGTGTTGAATTAATATATGCGGAATGTGAATCCAAGTATTGCTTTTCATTTTCAGATAATTCAGTACTTGTAGAAATTCCTTCTTTGAATTTTATTCGGGTTCTGTCGAAAATTCTTTTGGCAATTTCTAAACCTTCAACATCATTTTCATATTTTTCCTGTGCATTCAACAAGTTCGAAAAGGAAAGAGTAGCATCCATTTTAAGATTCTGTTCCGTCATTTCCTGCTGATTTTCCAGTTTCATAAAATTAATTTTCGCTTGCTGCACTCTTGAGCGTTTTTGGCCTGCCGAAAAAATCGGCATTTTCAATTGAAATCCAAGTACGGATGATTTAAACCATGGAACATCAGATTTGAAAACATTGGTGAAATCGGAACTGGTGTTTTTTCCATAGTTATAAAAGGCCGAAATAGTTGGTAAATAAGATGCCTTTTCATTTTTAATGATTAGCTCTTGTGCTTTTAATTGTGTTTCAACAATTCTAAAATCTATATGATTTGAGATGTCGAAATTTGATAGTACCGGTGATTCTGTTCTTGCAGGATCAACTAGTTCATCCAAACTATTTGTCAACTCAAGACCTTCATCAATTTCTATTCCTAAGCCAAATTTTAAAATGATGCGGGAAGTTTGAATTGCTCTTTTCGCATCTGCTAATTGATTTTTACTTGTATTTAGAAGCAAATGAATTTGATCTACATCCAACTCTTCTCTAAAACCATTCTGATAATATGCATTGGTTTCGGTTAAGAGTTTCTCATTAATTTTCAGATTTTCCTGAATGGTTATGTAATTTTCTTCGGCTACCAATACAGTAAAATATGCCAGAGAGATTGAATTTAGGATGTCAATTTCAGTTTTCTTTTTTTGATCATTGGAAAGTTGAACAAAAACTTTTGCGGCCATTGTTCCCACGATGTACGATCCGTCGAAAATTTTCTGACTCACACTAATGGATGCGGAACTAGTATATCGTTGACCAAATTTAATTGGAGTATAAGTTCCTGGTGTACCTCCAAAAAATTCAGCAGGAAGCAGAGATACTGATAAATTAAGATTATTGTTGTAATCAACCGAGGCGTCAATTTGTGGTAAACCATCGGCAATTGTTTCCCAAACCTTTTTTCTGGCTACTTGTACATCATATTCAGTTCCCTTAACTGCATATGAATTTTCCAATGCATACTGTTGTGCTTCGGCCAAGGTGAATTTTAAATTGGATTCAGTTTGTGCTTTTGTGGGATTACTGAGACCAATAAAAATCACCATCAATGTGAATAGGATGTTTTTCATTGTTTTATTTAAATTTATTTTTAAAATATTCTATTCCTTTTTGTGTACATATTCCGTGAAGATGGTAAAGAGTTAATTCACGGTGCATGTCTTTGTTAAATACTTCGTCGGGAGTGAAAACTTGATACTCGATTGAATTTAGATTTAAGTAAAAGTTCACTAGGTTTTTACTTATAAAATTAATGTTTAATTCTGGTCGATAAAAACCTTCTTCAACACCCTGCTTTAAATTTATTATTAATTGATTTTGAAAGGCTATTATTCTTGTATTTTTGAATTTACTCCAAATTTCAGGATAGTATTTTTTAAAATCGTAATCAAGAGAATCACAACTTCGTTGTATTCTTTCATTTACAAAATTGAAAAATTTGAAATATTGATCCAATGCGTTCAGATTCTTTAATTCATTAACATTAAAAGAGAATTCAGGGTGATTCAATTTCCATCCACACGCCTGAGACACCAATTCTGTTTTATTTGCAAAGTATTTGTAAAGAGTCTTTTTAGAAATTCCCATTTTAGTAGCAATACTGTCCATTGTTACATTTTTGATACCAAATTGGAAAAACATTTCCCAACTGACTGCTAAAATTTTATCTTTTGGCTCACTCATGATGTAAATATAAATCAATAAAAAACCTTGGAAACTATTTTAGCATTAAAAGTTTCCGCGTTTCGAGTTAAATTTTAATATCCATCTAATGACAATAAAAGTAAATATCTTGTTCTTTTTTGACTCATCTTATTAGGTAACTATTGCAATTTTATCGGTAAATGGATTGCTGATGGGATTTGTGTAATTTTGATCTTTGAATAATAAAATTTTATTTTTGTGGTTATTAATGCAAAGCCAAATACGATGAAAAATATTTTCTGTCTTCTTTTGCTGGTAATTCCATGCCAGATGTTTGCACAAGCACCTTTGATTGGAGGTAACCAGGTTGATTATTATAGTTCATGGACTGAACGATCCGCAAAAGTTGTTCCTTATGGCGAGATTCATCTAAGTGCATTAGCTGTAAGTAGATATGGGAATTATCCTAAAACGGAAATTAATTCTCAGTTACTACTTTTTCCATTTGCACCAAATATTGGAGTTAAACATGAATGGTTTGGTGAAAATACCATTGTCTCTACTCAGCATACTTTCTATTATCCTACTTTAGGTCTTAATTGGGCAAAAAATAGTGGTTTTCAAGATCAAATTCCGGAATCATCAGAGGTTCCTCACATTTTCACTTTTAGAAATGAACTGATCGTAAGCCATATAATTAATCCACAGCCTAAAGATTGCTTTATTAAAGTTCCGGATTTAGTTCTGACAGGAAGACTTGGTTTTGATTTTTCGCTAGTCGCAGGTGACTCTCAGTTTCCACTTCTTGATTATCATTTTTTATATCACAGAACAGCATCCTATCACAATAGCCAAAAGCTTTATTTTATGGGAGTAGAGTTGGATGGCAACGCGTATAAGAATTTTAACTTTTCTATCAATGCAGATTATTATTCCATCGATTTTAATGGAGAGTGGGCTGCAGAAAGTCAAGGGAAAATTCATTGGCACCGTGATAGTAAGTTTTCCGTTTCGGGCGGCTATAAAATGTACTATTTAAGTAGCAACTACGGAACTCAGCTTTTAGCCATGCCGGTAATCGATTTTGTTTTTAAATTGAATCACCGAACCCGCTTACAGAATGGCTTGTTTAAAAAATAAAAAAGTCATTCCGGTTAAGAATGACTTTCTATATTATACTATTTTAAATAATTAGTGAGCCATATCGAACGAAAAAAGCTCGGTCTAATATGTAACAAATAGCTTACTATTTATCCAATCGGTATTATTCGTGATACAAACTAGTGTATAAATATCGTTTTATATTTCTTTTAGGTGTTTTCTTAAATTCCTCTGGAAAAACAATTACTCTGGATATCTTCATATAAGCTGGAAAGCTTTTATTCAAAATCTGCGTGTCTTTATTAAGTGCTTCTGTAATTTCATCTTTGGTTAATCCTTCTGCATCGCAAGCTTCATAATCCGGATAAATCAGTGCAATTAACTTATGATCTTTATCATCGGTAATAATTGATTCCTGAATAAAGGGCATGTTGTTTAAACTTGCTTCAATTTCTTCGGGATAGATATTCTGCCCAGATGATCCAAGCAACATATTTTTACTCCGTCCTTTTATGTAAATATTGTTGTCCTTATCAATGATGCCTAAGTCGCCCGTACCTAACCAAGCATCTTTAGAAAGAACTTCTTTTGTTGCTTCTGGGTTTTTATAGTATCCTTTCATTACGTTGGAGCCTTTCACCTGAATTTCACCAACAATAGTGAACGGATCGTCAGACTTGATTCTAACTTGCATTCGGTCAACTATTTTGCCACAAGAATGAGAGCGAAAACTGGTATTTGGACTATAACTAATTAGCGGACCACATTCTGTCATTCCATAACCAATAGTAAAAGGAAATTCAATTTTCATGAGAAAATCTTCAACTTCTTTATTGAGAGCAGCTCCTCCAATTATTACTTCTATAAAATTTCCACCAAAGGTTTCTATTAGGGAATTTCTAATCTTTTTGTAGATTTTCTTTTCCAACAATGGGATCTTAAGCATCAGTTTCACTCTTCTGCTTTCCAATACAGGCAAAATCCTTTTTTTATAGATCTTCTCCATAATAAGAGGAACTAAACAGATTAACCGAGGTTGTACTTCTTGAAAAGCCTTCGTAATTAATTGAGGAGTTGGGACTCTTGAAAGGAATGTAACATGACAACCACAACAAAATTCAGTTAAGAATTCGAACAAACAGCCAAAAACATGCGCCAGGGGTAAAAAAGAAACCACCTTGTCTCCAGGTCGTAAATCAATATAATCGAAACCTATTTGTACATTAGAATACAGCGATTCGTAAGCTAACATTACGCCTTTTGAAAAACCAGATGTTCCTGATGTGTAGGATAAAACTGCAATATCTTCATTTTTCGGATTGGCATAATCCAGTTTGTCTTTATTTAGCTCTTTTTTAAGTGATTCTTCCTTGGATTTTGTAACTGCTTTTTTCAATTTATCACAGGAAGAACAAAATACTTCAAAGTCATCCAATGAAATAATGCCTTTTAGTTTTTCAATTTTTGAATCGTCAATTTTATTGAAAATATTTTCAGTCGTAAAAAGTAATTTCGATTCCGAATGATTTATGATATGGTGAATATCACTGGAATTAAAATCGGGTAGAATAGGCACAATAATAGCTCCATAGGTAATGGTTCCTAAATAAGTAACCGCCCAATTGTTCAAATTACGACCAATAACTGCAATTTTATCTCCTTTTTTAATTCCTAACTCTTTAAAAAGGAGATGCATCCATTGTATTCTTTGGGCAACTTCCTGGTAAGTTATGGTGTCTTTTTGATAATTGGTAAAAGCTGGTTGTTCCCAGTTTTTATCTATAGTTTTGCTAATTGAATGTATTAACTTATTCTGATTCATATAGTTACTAGATTATTTGCAGGGGCTAAAGATACTAATCCTATTAAAAAATCATAACCATAGTCCTATTAAATTCCTTTCAGATACAAATAAGTGTCATCAAATCAATCGTTTGCATCGAAGTTTTAATGTTGAAAAAAATAGCTATTGCAGATTCTAAAAAGAAAAACACCTGGTATACCTTACGATTTTAGGTGATTATTTATTTAATAAGACCATAATTGAATCCATTTTTATATTTTTGTAAGCTTATTGTCTGATCTGATGATCAAACAACAGTTATTATCTCATTAAGTATATAATAAAAATGGAACAGAAAAGAATTAAGATCAAGGATCTATTGGCTTCGAACGAAGTTGGTAGTGAGGTAAATGTGAAAGGTTGGGTTAGAACAAAGCGCGGGAATAAGCAAATTAATTTCGTAGCTTTAAATGATGGTTCTACTATTAATAATCTTCAGATTGTTGTTGATGTTCCAAATTTTAATGAGGATTTACTAAAGAAAATTTCTACCGGAGCAGCTATTTCTGTTGTTGGAGAAGTTATAGCATCTCAAGGAAGCGGCCAAAACGTTGAAATTGCAGCAAAAGAAATTGAGGTTTTAGGTGTTGCCGATCCCGAAAAATATCCGCTTCAACCCAAAAAACACTCTTTGGAGTTTTTAAGAGAAAAAGCACATTTGCGTTTCCGTACCAGTACATTTAGTGCAATTTTTCGTATTCGCCATGCAATGGCTTTTGCTGTGCACGAATTTTTTAATAAAAAAGGATTCTTCTATATGCATACGCCACTTATTACCGGTTCGGATGCTGAAGGTGCTGGCGAAATGTTTAGAGTAAGTACTCTAGATCCTAAAAACCCTCCTTTGAACGAGGATGGAAGCATAAATTATAAAGAAGATTTTTTTGGTAAAGAAACTAATCTAACAGTTTCTGGTCAGTTAGAAGGCGAGCTTGGTGCAATGGCCTTGGGCGAGATTTATACTTTTGGTCCTACATTCCGAGCTGAAAATTCAAATACAACCCGTCACTTGGCCGAGTTTTGGATGATTGAACCGGAAATGGCATTCTATGATATCACCGATAACATGGATTTGGCTGAAGAGTTTTTGAAGTATATGATCAAGTATGCTTTGGAAAACTGTATGGAAGATCTGGAATTCTTAAGCAAGAGATTGATAGAAGAGGAAAAAGGGAAGAAAGCTGATGAGCAATCAATGGAATTGATTGAGAAATTGAAATTTGTTTTAGAAA contains:
- a CDS encoding AMP-binding protein, whose product is MNQNKLIHSISKTIDKNWEQPAFTNYQKDTITYQEVAQRIQWMHLLFKELGIKKGDKIAVIGRNLNNWAVTYLGTITYGAIIVPILPDFNSSDIHHIINHSESKLLFTTENIFNKIDDSKIEKLKGIISLDDFEVFCSSCDKLKKAVTKSKEESLKKELNKDKLDYANPKNEDIAVLSYTSGTSGFSKGVMLAYESLYSNVQIGFDYIDLRPGDKVVSFLPLAHVFGCLFEFLTEFCCGCHVTFLSRVPTPQLITKAFQEVQPRLICLVPLIMEKIYKKRILPVLESRRVKLMLKIPLLEKKIYKKIRNSLIETFGGNFIEVIIGGAALNKEVEDFLMKIEFPFTIGYGMTECGPLISYSPNTSFRSHSCGKIVDRMQVRIKSDDPFTIVGEIQVKGSNVMKGYYKNPEATKEVLSKDAWLGTGDLGIIDKDNNIYIKGRSKNMLLGSSGQNIYPEEIEASLNNMPFIQESIITDDKDHKLIALIYPDYEACDAEGLTKDEITEALNKDTQILNKSFPAYMKISRVIVFPEEFKKTPKRNIKRYLYTSLYHE
- a CDS encoding TolC family protein, which translates into the protein MKNILFTLMVIFIGLSNPTKAQTESNLKFTLAEAQQYALENSYAVKGTEYDVQVARKKVWETIADGLPQIDASVDYNNNLNLSVSLLPAEFFGGTPGTYTPIKFGQRYTSSASISVSQKIFDGSYIVGTMAAKVFVQLSNDQKKKTEIDILNSISLAYFTVLVAEENYITIQENLKINEKLLTETNAYYQNGFREELDVDQIHLLLNTSKNQLADAKRAIQTSRIILKFGLGIEIDEGLELTNSLDELVDPARTESPVLSNFDISNHIDFRIVETQLKAQELIIKNEKASYLPTISAFYNYGKNTSSDFTNVFKSDVPWFKSSVLGFQLKMPIFSAGQKRSRVQQAKINFMKLENQQEMTEQNLKMDATLSFSNLLNAQEKYENDVEGLEIAKRIFDRTRIKFKEGISTSTELSENEKQYLDSHSAYINSTLTLLNSKIAFEKALGKL
- the asnS gene encoding asparagine--tRNA ligase; protein product: MEQKRIKIKDLLASNEVGSEVNVKGWVRTKRGNKQINFVALNDGSTINNLQIVVDVPNFNEDLLKKISTGAAISVVGEVIASQGSGQNVEIAAKEIEVLGVADPEKYPLQPKKHSLEFLREKAHLRFRTSTFSAIFRIRHAMAFAVHEFFNKKGFFYMHTPLITGSDAEGAGEMFRVSTLDPKNPPLNEDGSINYKEDFFGKETNLTVSGQLEGELGAMALGEIYTFGPTFRAENSNTTRHLAEFWMIEPEMAFYDITDNMDLAEEFLKYMIKYALENCMEDLEFLSKRLIEEEKGKKADEQSMELIEKLKFVLENDFVRLTYTEAIEILRNSKPNKKKKFKYVIDGWGADLQSEHERYLVEKKFMKPVILTDYPKEIKSFYMKQNEDGKTVAAMDILFPGIGEIIGGSQREEDYDKLVTRMKEMGVPTDEMDWYLDTRRFGTATHSGFGLGFERMLLFVTGMGNIRDVIPFPRSPKNAEF
- a CDS encoding efflux RND transporter periplasmic adaptor subunit yields the protein MKKLLIACIIPLLIACSAKDAEKDMDKPEQLKLYKSELAVLKTKISDLETEIRSTNKEEETINVSIEKLSTSKFEHFIQVTGNVQADKNITITPETAGNIISIDVIEGRHVNKGDILGKLNTSQIQRSIDEVKTNLALVTTIFERQERLWNQKIGSEIEYLQAKANKEGLERNLEGLEAQKDMAIITAPFSGIVDEIHQKRGELASPSIAFAQLVNIDKVYVEGYVSESFLNYIKTGEVVELDFPAINYQTKAVINQTSNVIDPGNRSFKIRINLNNPKHMIKPNLISVVKIKDYEVKEARVVPSIIIKKDFEGNYLYVAKQEGKHLVARKTYVNVSKTYNNISMIESGLSLGDQIITEGYSQVVNGSLISTK
- a CDS encoding TetR/AcrR family transcriptional regulator, whose protein sequence is MSEPKDKILAVSWEMFFQFGIKNVTMDSIATKMGISKKTLYKYFANKTELVSQACGWKLNHPEFSFNVNELKNLNALDQYFKFFNFVNERIQRSCDSLDYDFKKYYPEIWSKFKNTRIIAFQNQLIINLKQGVEEGFYRPELNINFISKNLVNFYLNLNSIEYQVFTPDEVFNKDMHRELTLYHLHGICTQKGIEYFKNKFK